A window from Candidatus Zymogenaceae bacterium encodes these proteins:
- the accB gene encoding acetyl-CoA carboxylase biotin carboxyl carrier protein, with product MNIKEIKDIIKAIEGTDISEIDVHSAGDRIRIRRYLGEVSAPEKKSSKAKRKSDGVPDNVDLLSVTSPLVGTFYRSSALDSPPFVEVGQEVRKGDVLCIVESMKLMNEVETEVDGVIVSILVENGQPVEYGQSLFLLEPL from the coding sequence ATGAATATCAAGGAAATAAAGGACATTATTAAGGCGATTGAGGGTACGGATATCTCGGAGATTGATGTTCATAGCGCAGGTGATCGCATCAGGATACGAAGATACCTCGGTGAAGTATCGGCGCCTGAAAAAAAATCATCAAAGGCAAAAAGAAAAAGCGACGGTGTGCCCGACAATGTTGATCTTCTCTCTGTTACATCGCCGCTGGTGGGCACCTTCTATCGCTCATCCGCTCTCGATTCACCTCCGTTCGTGGAGGTCGGCCAGGAAGTCAGAAAGGGCGATGTGCTGTGTATCGTCGAGTCAATGAAACTGATGAACGAGGTCGAAACTGAAGTAGACGGTGTGATAGTCTCTATACTGGTTGAGAACGGCCAGCCGGTGGAATACGGACAGTCGCTTTTTCTGCTGGAACCCCTCTAA
- a CDS encoding acetyl-CoA carboxylase biotin carboxylase subunit: MFDKVLIADRGEIAVRIIYSLREMGIKTVVVYSQADRDSLPVILADEAVCIGPADIKQSYLNFASILSAAHITGSQAIHPGYGPLSENLEFVEACVDGGITFIGSSVDSMSLMADKLAAKHAAKSCGIPVVPGSRHVIEGDREALEVADELGFPVIIKAVGGGGGRGIKVVADRVDFLDTFYLAKQETKEYLKKPGIYVEKYLENARHIEFQILCDHRQHAIHLGDRDCTIQRRYQKIIEESPAAGIDDDLRRNMGQAAVDFVKSVGYSGIGTVEYLLMPDGSFYFSEMNTRIQVEHTVTEMVTGLDVVKQQLVIAAGDELEYDQDDIVVRGHGIECRIMAEDPFRFTPSTGWVTEYISPGGPGVRVDSAVFCGAFVNPFYDSLIAKLIVAAPDRPKAIERMKRALSSFIIDGIETSIPMCMRIMNDPQFSKGYVNGSFINQYI; this comes from the coding sequence ATGTTTGATAAGGTCCTCATTGCCGACAGGGGTGAGATCGCCGTACGGATAATATATTCCCTCAGGGAGATGGGAATAAAAACCGTCGTCGTGTATTCACAAGCCGATCGTGATTCCCTGCCGGTCATTCTGGCGGATGAGGCGGTCTGCATCGGGCCCGCCGACATCAAGCAAAGCTATCTTAATTTCGCCTCGATCCTCTCCGCTGCTCATATTACCGGCTCCCAGGCGATACATCCCGGCTACGGTCCCCTTTCTGAAAACCTGGAGTTTGTAGAGGCGTGTGTCGACGGAGGCATCACCTTTATCGGGTCTTCGGTGGACTCGATGTCGCTGATGGCCGACAAGCTCGCCGCCAAGCATGCGGCGAAATCCTGCGGTATCCCAGTGGTTCCCGGAAGCAGACACGTTATCGAGGGCGATCGGGAGGCGCTGGAGGTTGCTGATGAGCTGGGATTCCCGGTGATCATCAAGGCGGTGGGCGGCGGCGGCGGCCGCGGGATAAAGGTTGTCGCCGATCGTGTTGATTTTTTGGATACATTCTATCTTGCCAAGCAGGAGACGAAGGAATACCTGAAAAAGCCGGGGATATATGTTGAGAAGTATCTCGAAAACGCACGGCATATCGAGTTTCAGATACTCTGCGACCACAGGCAGCATGCCATCCACCTTGGAGACAGGGACTGCACCATACAGAGGCGCTATCAAAAGATAATAGAGGAATCCCCCGCCGCAGGCATTGATGACGATCTGCGAAGGAATATGGGGCAGGCGGCGGTGGATTTCGTGAAATCCGTCGGATACTCCGGTATCGGTACCGTGGAATACTTACTGATGCCCGACGGCTCGTTCTATTTTTCGGAGATGAATACACGCATACAGGTAGAGCATACCGTAACAGAGATGGTAACCGGGCTGGACGTGGTCAAGCAGCAGTTGGTGATCGCGGCGGGCGATGAGTTGGAGTACGATCAGGATGATATCGTCGTGAGGGGACACGGGATAGAATGCCGCATCATGGCGGAAGATCCGTTTCGATTTACTCCATCCACAGGGTGGGTGACAGAGTATATTTCTCCCGGAGGCCCCGGTGTGAGGGTGGATTCCGCGGTTTTTTGCGGCGCGTTCGTTAATCCGTTTTATGACTCGCTGATTGCGAAGCTTATTGTTGCAGCGCCGGACAGGCCGAAGGCCATTGAACGAATGAAAAGGGCCCTCAGTTCATTCATTATAGACGGCATCGAAACGTCCATCCCCATGTGTATGAGAATCATGAACGATCCTCAATTCAGCAAGGGATATGTCAATGGATCGTTTATAAATCAATACATCTAA
- a CDS encoding tetratricopeptide repeat protein — protein sequence MAFDKNKATLAAQKYLQKGQYDRAIREYERILKEDPKDIKVRQKLGDLHAREDKKEEAIAEYNYVAKYYSDDGFYLRAIAVYKQILKIDPSQIHINLKLAELYHQQNLLGDSIKQYQLVYSHYERKGETRKALDTLSTMSEMTPENLSLRFKLADAYYQSGYEDRGIEEYINLGKILKEQNRIDDLVNLYEKLVNRASNKIELLTDLADIYIKKGRLDIASARLDMGLKNAPEDKRLLHLKAKIHLHKNELEPASQYLRKIIKVDPEFIEAKVTLADVYEKLGKRDILKDLYTQLMLHFRSKGQEERANHFKALYENITSSLASDITDEGLPSELRSVSDFGGMEDFADSGDFGEAEIITDAVEADVIEADILEDVAVVEVIDEVQGDVGGETLDSEGNLLMLKIDTYVKYGQVKEAARALEDYISRQPRYSIPRRRLVTLYDELLQAGEKDRDYLRLKNEQQQFLQTGSHPDIQPVVEFETGVDFSGLSMDGEPSVEVVEDFEVLVDDQVDIGGFHDEVVVDAGDAIEIVDEVEMGEIGVEPIEIEADGLDGGFEYIANEPEVITEEVEFEHVPPVGHAGASSGVESRLINMAPDDEPLPEGEDYFDLARELEGVVLDDDLQIESKGGAGLLGEDEHISFEDVFDEFKRGVEKQFGKEDYDTYYNLGIAYREMGLYDDAISSLQTSVNDPKRRLDSFILLGVTHRDIGELEKSIDYFREALDSPGIQPDESLGLKYELALSYEMAGEIDMALPLYTEIYSQNSRFREISEKLELLKKGGVVENAVPTVDVHTIPAEMPTVREEEVVPDMSTVREEEIQRKTKESEDPKPQRPKSKISYI from the coding sequence ATGGCCTTTGATAAGAACAAGGCGACGCTGGCTGCGCAGAAGTATTTGCAGAAGGGTCAGTACGATCGGGCTATCAGAGAATATGAACGGATTTTAAAGGAAGATCCGAAGGATATAAAGGTTCGTCAAAAGCTTGGTGATCTCCATGCCCGAGAGGATAAAAAAGAAGAAGCCATCGCCGAATATAACTATGTGGCCAAATATTATTCGGATGACGGATTCTATCTTCGGGCTATCGCCGTTTACAAGCAAATTCTCAAGATTGATCCCTCCCAAATACATATAAATCTCAAGCTCGCGGAACTCTATCATCAGCAGAATCTCCTCGGTGATTCAATTAAGCAGTATCAGCTGGTATATTCCCATTATGAGCGAAAGGGAGAGACCAGAAAAGCCCTTGACACGCTTTCCACCATGTCAGAAATGACACCGGAAAACCTGTCATTGCGGTTCAAGCTTGCCGATGCCTATTACCAGAGCGGGTATGAGGATCGCGGAATTGAGGAATATATCAATCTGGGGAAGATCCTCAAGGAGCAGAACCGGATCGACGATCTCGTCAACCTGTACGAAAAACTGGTCAACAGGGCATCCAACAAGATCGAGTTGCTTACCGATCTTGCGGATATATATATAAAGAAGGGCCGTCTTGATATCGCCTCCGCCCGTCTCGATATGGGGCTCAAGAACGCTCCCGAAGATAAACGCCTGCTGCACCTCAAGGCGAAGATTCATCTTCATAAAAATGAGCTTGAGCCTGCAAGCCAGTATCTCAGGAAAATAATCAAGGTTGACCCGGAATTTATAGAGGCGAAAGTGACTCTTGCCGATGTATACGAAAAACTCGGCAAGAGAGACATCCTGAAAGACCTGTACACCCAGTTGATGCTTCATTTCAGAAGTAAGGGTCAGGAAGAACGAGCGAATCATTTCAAGGCGCTCTATGAAAATATTACAAGCTCGCTTGCCTCGGATATTACCGATGAGGGCCTCCCCTCCGAACTGCGCTCCGTATCGGATTTTGGGGGAATGGAGGATTTCGCCGATTCCGGGGATTTCGGAGAAGCGGAAATTATCACGGACGCCGTAGAGGCGGATGTCATTGAGGCCGATATTCTTGAGGATGTGGCCGTTGTTGAGGTCATCGATGAGGTTCAGGGTGACGTCGGAGGGGAAACCCTGGACAGTGAAGGCAATCTTCTGATGCTCAAGATCGATACCTATGTTAAGTACGGTCAGGTGAAAGAAGCGGCGCGGGCCCTCGAAGACTATATTTCCAGGCAGCCGCGTTATTCCATCCCCCGCAGGCGACTTGTCACGTTGTATGACGAATTACTGCAGGCGGGTGAGAAGGACAGGGATTATCTCCGCTTGAAGAATGAACAGCAGCAATTCCTTCAAACGGGTTCGCATCCCGACATACAGCCTGTTGTGGAATTTGAAACCGGCGTGGATTTCTCCGGACTGAGCATGGATGGTGAGCCTTCCGTTGAGGTTGTCGAAGATTTTGAGGTGCTCGTTGACGATCAGGTCGATATCGGCGGTTTTCACGACGAGGTGGTCGTTGACGCGGGTGATGCCATCGAGATAGTCGATGAAGTAGAGATGGGTGAGATTGGCGTCGAGCCCATAGAGATAGAGGCCGATGGTCTGGATGGAGGCTTCGAGTATATTGCAAACGAACCCGAAGTAATTACCGAGGAGGTGGAATTCGAGCACGTTCCCCCGGTGGGGCATGCCGGTGCTTCTTCCGGCGTGGAATCCCGGCTGATTAATATGGCGCCGGATGACGAACCCTTGCCTGAAGGTGAGGACTATTTTGATCTCGCCAGGGAGTTGGAAGGCGTTGTTCTTGATGACGATCTTCAAATCGAATCCAAGGGCGGCGCGGGACTGCTGGGGGAGGACGAACATATCTCCTTTGAGGATGTGTTTGATGAATTCAAGCGTGGTGTGGAAAAACAATTTGGGAAAGAGGATTACGATACTTACTATAACCTCGGCATCGCATATCGAGAAATGGGGCTTTATGATGATGCCATCAGCTCGTTGCAAACGTCCGTCAACGATCCGAAACGAAGGCTCGACAGCTTTATACTCCTCGGAGTGACGCACCGGGATATCGGTGAGCTGGAAAAGAGCATCGATTATTTTCGTGAAGCTCTCGATTCCCCTGGAATCCAGCCCGATGAGAGCCTCGGGCTGAAATACGAATTGGCCCTGTCGTATGAAATGGCGGGGGAGATAGACATGGCGCTTCCTCTGTACACGGAAATATACAGCCAGAATTCCCGCTTTCGGGAAATCTCCGAAAAGCTGGAGTTGCTCAAAAAGGGTGGAGTGGTTGAGAATGCTGTGCCGACCGTTGATGTTCACACAATACCGGCGGAAATGCCCACTGTGCGGGAAGAAGAGGTAGTGCCGGACATGTCCACTGTACGGGAAGAAGAGATCCAACGGAAGACAAAAGAAAGTGAAGATCCAAAACCTCAGAGGCCGAAAAGCAAAATTTCATATATATAG
- a CDS encoding AAA family ATPase, producing MQHYKYYGMNLEPFSNTPDSRFYYNSDQHSNALAKLSYATKSMKGLAVLMGDVGTGKTTIARKLLNMLSEDEYEASMLVIIHTKITADWLLAKIAVQLGIDNPAEEKVKLLSQVFERLVEITEEGRSAVILVDEAQMLKDREIMEEFRGLLNLEIPGKKFVTFVFFGLPDLENNLKQDEPLNQRVAMRYRLGHFNLGSTENYIKHRLKVAGATRMLFTSEAIESIQVYSTGIPRLINNICDNALLEGMLSKSDLIGRAIIEKVAGELGLSRASKDLLQEIESQKYTRDVEPMKTDDAQQSMSGRISSPATPMEGLSSSREQGSDGEDKIEIDKILDSLDIE from the coding sequence ATGCAGCATTACAAATACTATGGAATGAATCTGGAGCCGTTTTCCAATACACCGGATAGCAGGTTTTACTACAACAGCGACCAGCATTCCAATGCTCTTGCAAAGTTGAGCTATGCAACCAAGTCGATGAAGGGTCTTGCGGTGCTCATGGGAGATGTGGGCACCGGAAAAACAACCATCGCTCGGAAGCTTCTCAATATGCTTTCCGAGGATGAGTATGAAGCGTCGATGTTGGTGATTATTCATACAAAAATTACCGCGGATTGGCTCCTGGCGAAGATCGCAGTGCAGTTGGGCATCGATAATCCTGCGGAAGAAAAGGTAAAGCTCCTCAGCCAGGTTTTTGAGAGATTGGTGGAGATAACCGAGGAGGGGAGATCGGCGGTTATCCTGGTGGATGAGGCACAGATGCTCAAGGATCGGGAAATCATGGAGGAGTTTCGCGGTCTTCTCAACCTCGAGATACCGGGTAAAAAGTTTGTCACGTTTGTTTTTTTTGGACTTCCGGATCTGGAAAATAATCTGAAACAGGATGAACCGCTCAATCAGCGCGTCGCCATGCGCTATCGCCTCGGCCACTTCAATCTGGGCTCAACGGAAAACTACATCAAACATCGCCTGAAAGTCGCCGGTGCGACCAGAATGCTCTTCACCAGCGAGGCCATTGAATCGATTCAGGTATATTCCACCGGGATTCCGCGTCTGATAAACAATATCTGCGACAACGCCCTTCTAGAGGGAATGCTCTCGAAGTCTGATCTGATCGGAAGGGCTATCATCGAAAAGGTCGCCGGCGAGCTGGGGCTCTCACGGGCTTCGAAAGATTTACTTCAGGAGATAGAATCCCAGAAGTATACACGGGATGTAGAACCGATGAAGACAGACGACGCGCAGCAGTCGATGTCAGGGCGGATCTCGTCTCCGGCAACCCCCATGGAGGGATTGTCGTCATCGAGGGAACAGGGTTCCGACGGAGAGGATAAGATAGAGATTGATAAAATCCTCGATTCTCTTGATATAGAGTAG
- a CDS encoding ribosome maturation factor RimP: MRENRTDPLKEVLWLLGEKACEVHGCRLVEIELHRSQGRWLVRFYIDKDTNITVDECAEVSQTLDRYLEARDPIDTPYTLEVSSPGIDRPLRKEEDFKEYVGKNIRVSVFSPIDGRKNFSGRLMDVADGIISVQVETDMCVRIALDDVKKARLKSN; encoded by the coding sequence ATGCGGGAGAATCGAACCGATCCGTTGAAAGAGGTGCTTTGGCTATTGGGCGAGAAGGCGTGCGAGGTGCATGGCTGTCGCCTGGTCGAAATAGAGCTGCATCGGAGTCAGGGGAGATGGCTGGTTCGTTTCTATATCGACAAGGATACGAACATTACCGTTGATGAATGTGCCGAGGTCAGTCAGACCCTTGATAGATACCTGGAGGCTCGAGACCCGATAGACACGCCGTATACCCTGGAGGTCTCTTCGCCCGGCATTGATCGGCCTCTCAGAAAAGAGGAGGATTTTAAGGAGTATGTGGGCAAGAATATCAGGGTGAGCGTATTTTCTCCCATCGATGGGAGAAAGAATTTTTCCGGCCGACTTATGGATGTGGCCGACGGAATTATCAGTGTTCAAGTGGAGACGGACATGTGTGTTCGTATTGCGCTTGACGATGTTAAAAAGGCTCGATTGAAGAGCAATTAA
- the nusA gene encoding transcription termination/antitermination protein NusA, with protein sequence MYSNLNHVLEQVEKEKGIDKQVLIEAIESAMLTAANKKFGNQREIEASFNEELGEVELFEFKEVVEEVTDPMTEISLEDAVQSDPEAVLGDVLGFKLDISDFGRIAAQTAKQVIIQKVRNAERENIYEEYKDRVNELITGMVQRFERGNIYVNLGRAEAIIPSKEQVPREGYRQGDRIRAYILDVLRESKGPQIIMSRTHPGLLVKLFELEVPEISEGIVKIMGAAREPGERSKIAVYSTDRDVDPVGACVGIKGSRVQSIVQELRGEKIDIVPWDEDTVKFVCNALSPAEVTEVIFEEDVREMEIIVADDQLSLAIGKKGQNVRLASKLVGWKLDIKSASKKEKQFAEVIYALGAIPGVGIATAQILYEAGIMSVSDVVESGPEFLSSIPSLGQKKAESIYAVALDIVEGREPVRSVEDIEETDTDTAEAEAPAPSGGAASVDEPTESVESSLKDLDGVGDKMLETLIQAGFDTIEKIAQSDAETLSDLPGIGQKKAEALIESARARGDKDM encoded by the coding sequence ATGTACTCGAATTTAAACCACGTACTGGAACAGGTCGAGAAAGAGAAGGGGATCGATAAGCAGGTCCTCATCGAGGCCATTGAATCGGCGATGCTGACCGCCGCTAATAAGAAATTCGGTAACCAGCGGGAAATTGAGGCGTCGTTTAACGAGGAACTGGGTGAGGTCGAGCTGTTCGAGTTCAAGGAAGTGGTTGAGGAAGTTACCGATCCAATGACCGAAATTTCCCTCGAGGATGCGGTCCAGTCCGATCCGGAAGCGGTCTTGGGGGACGTGCTCGGCTTCAAGCTTGATATCTCTGATTTCGGCAGGATCGCGGCCCAGACCGCAAAGCAGGTTATCATCCAGAAGGTGAGGAACGCGGAACGGGAAAACATCTACGAGGAATACAAGGATCGAGTCAACGAACTGATCACCGGTATGGTCCAGCGCTTCGAGCGAGGCAATATCTACGTGAATCTCGGTCGGGCGGAGGCGATCATACCCTCCAAGGAACAGGTGCCCCGAGAGGGCTATCGCCAGGGAGACCGCATCAGGGCCTACATCCTCGACGTTCTCCGGGAATCGAAGGGCCCTCAGATTATCATGTCACGTACGCACCCGGGTCTTCTGGTCAAACTGTTCGAGCTGGAGGTGCCGGAGATAAGCGAGGGTATCGTGAAGATAATGGGCGCGGCCCGGGAGCCGGGGGAGCGCTCCAAGATCGCCGTGTATTCCACGGATCGTGATGTCGATCCGGTGGGCGCTTGTGTCGGCATCAAGGGATCACGGGTGCAGAGCATCGTGCAGGAGCTCAGGGGCGAAAAGATAGATATTGTGCCCTGGGATGAAGACACGGTCAAGTTCGTCTGTAACGCCCTGTCCCCGGCCGAGGTCACGGAAGTGATTTTCGAAGAAGACGTCCGGGAAATGGAGATTATCGTCGCCGATGACCAGTTATCCCTCGCCATTGGGAAGAAGGGACAGAATGTCAGACTCGCCTCGAAGCTTGTCGGATGGAAGCTGGACATCAAGAGCGCTTCGAAAAAGGAAAAGCAGTTCGCCGAGGTCATCTACGCCCTGGGTGCGATACCCGGAGTGGGTATAGCAACCGCGCAGATTCTGTATGAGGCGGGGATCATGTCGGTCTCCGATGTTGTTGAATCCGGCCCGGAATTTCTTTCCAGCATTCCAAGCTTGGGGCAGAAAAAGGCCGAGAGTATCTACGCCGTCGCACTGGATATCGTCGAGGGGCGGGAACCGGTCCGAAGCGTTGAAGATATTGAAGAAACAGACACCGACACCGCAGAGGCGGAGGCCCCCGCACCCAGCGGTGGGGCGGCCTCGGTGGATGAACCGACGGAATCGGTGGAATCGTCTCTCAAGGACCTTGACGGCGTGGGTGATAAGATGCTGGAAACCCTGATTCAGGCGGGCTTCGATACCATAGAAAAGATCGCCCAAAGCGACGCCGAGACCCTCAGCGATCTTCCCGGTATAGGGCAGAAGAAAGCGGAAGCGCTCATCGAGTCGGCCCGTGCCCGTGGCGATAAGGATATGTGA
- the infB gene encoding translation initiation factor IF-2 yields MKVSELAKKLKMENEALVSKIKEMGLEVSDASENLKSEEVRILEEKIKKERSSEVVEERIKPTVIRRRAKKKGKPEEEKESTEAAEKSAEAEESQEPETVEEKTKKTAKTPVEAALEPAVDEKKTETKKEAAKKAAAPKEEPPIPEKAAEEKPEPAKAEMAAEEHAEPEEKGRTAPRKRLRTVSREVSPELSGPKIIAKPDKEKKEKPKPKPKAKRTSPEEEKAAAPDKAVGQVVSPEKAVEAGKRKKKKRRPSAVTEESAPKRAPKKREVLIKPEQEFEEGRKVRAPKGAKKQKRTPKQVKKVFQKPTITTPKAIKRVIKIEDVISVGELAKKMGIKSGDVIRKLMDLGTMATINQILDMDTASVIAQEFSHEVENIAFEEERFIKDVVDSEDDLKARPPVVTVMGHVDHGKTTLLDAIREANVVAGEEGGITQHIGAYEVVSEGRKIAFLDTPGHEAFTTMRARGAQVTDIVVLVVAADDGVMPQTREAINHAKAAGVPIIVAVNKIDKPDAKPERVKKQLMEFELLPEDLGGDTIFVEISAKAKTGIQELLEMILIQAEMLELRANPNKLARGIVVEATLDRGRGPIATVLINEGTLKVGDYLVTGLFSGRVRALINDRGEQIEEAGPSTPVEILGLGGVPEAGDPMIVFESERDAREVATHRQLKEREKEMLSTPAKVSLEDLYERIQKQDIRELNLIIKGDVQGSVEALRESLVQLEQEDVKVVIIHDAAGSITEYDVMLASASEAIVIGFNVKPEAKVQDLADQEKVEIKLYTVIYECVEDIKKAITGMMAPKLVEKTLGRAEVREIFNVPKLGAIAGSYVLDGKMLRDAHVRLIRESEVIFEGKMGSLKRFKDDIKEVASGFECGIRIENFSDIQPKDIIEAYEIEEVPAEM; encoded by the coding sequence ATGAAAGTCTCCGAACTCGCAAAAAAACTAAAAATGGAGAACGAGGCGCTCGTTTCCAAGATAAAGGAAATGGGTTTGGAAGTTTCCGACGCTTCTGAGAATCTCAAATCGGAGGAGGTGCGCATTCTTGAGGAAAAAATCAAGAAGGAACGCAGTTCCGAGGTTGTAGAGGAACGCATCAAACCCACGGTTATCAGAAGGCGCGCCAAGAAAAAGGGGAAACCGGAAGAGGAAAAGGAGTCGACGGAAGCCGCCGAAAAATCCGCGGAAGCAGAAGAATCCCAGGAGCCGGAGACAGTAGAGGAAAAGACGAAAAAGACCGCAAAAACTCCGGTCGAGGCGGCCCTTGAGCCCGCGGTCGACGAGAAAAAGACCGAGACCAAGAAGGAAGCCGCAAAGAAGGCCGCGGCTCCGAAAGAGGAGCCCCCGATTCCGGAGAAGGCCGCCGAAGAGAAACCGGAGCCTGCGAAGGCAGAGATGGCCGCGGAGGAGCACGCCGAGCCGGAAGAAAAGGGCAGGACAGCACCCAGGAAGAGGCTTCGAACGGTTTCCCGTGAGGTTTCTCCCGAGTTGTCCGGCCCAAAAATAATTGCGAAGCCGGATAAGGAAAAGAAGGAAAAACCAAAACCGAAGCCGAAAGCGAAAAGGACCTCCCCGGAGGAAGAGAAGGCGGCAGCTCCCGACAAGGCTGTAGGTCAGGTCGTCTCTCCGGAAAAGGCTGTTGAAGCCGGGAAGAGAAAGAAGAAGAAACGGCGTCCCTCCGCCGTCACGGAGGAGAGCGCCCCGAAGCGGGCTCCGAAGAAGCGGGAAGTGTTGATCAAGCCCGAACAGGAATTTGAGGAGGGACGCAAGGTTCGGGCGCCAAAGGGGGCGAAAAAACAGAAAAGGACGCCGAAACAGGTAAAAAAGGTCTTTCAGAAACCGACAATCACCACTCCCAAGGCCATCAAACGCGTTATCAAAATCGAAGACGTCATCAGCGTGGGCGAGTTGGCGAAAAAGATGGGTATAAAGTCCGGTGATGTGATCAGAAAGCTCATGGATCTCGGTACTATGGCGACCATCAACCAGATACTGGATATGGACACCGCCTCCGTGATCGCCCAGGAATTCTCCCACGAGGTGGAGAATATCGCCTTTGAGGAGGAACGCTTTATCAAGGATGTCGTGGATTCGGAAGATGATCTGAAGGCGCGCCCCCCGGTCGTAACGGTTATGGGGCATGTTGATCATGGAAAGACCACCCTGCTTGATGCAATTCGGGAAGCCAATGTCGTCGCCGGGGAGGAAGGCGGCATCACCCAGCACATCGGCGCCTATGAGGTGGTCAGTGAGGGAAGGAAGATCGCGTTTCTGGATACCCCAGGCCATGAGGCGTTTACCACCATGCGTGCCCGGGGCGCCCAGGTAACGGATATCGTCGTACTCGTGGTGGCCGCCGACGACGGGGTTATGCCCCAGACCCGAGAGGCCATCAATCACGCGAAGGCCGCCGGTGTCCCGATAATCGTGGCGGTCAATAAGATTGACAAACCGGACGCGAAGCCGGAACGAGTGAAAAAGCAGCTCATGGAGTTTGAGCTTTTGCCCGAGGATCTGGGCGGCGATACTATCTTTGTGGAGATCTCCGCAAAGGCGAAGACCGGTATCCAGGAACTTCTTGAGATGATTCTTATCCAGGCCGAAATGCTTGAGCTTCGGGCGAATCCGAACAAGCTCGCCCGGGGTATCGTCGTGGAGGCCACCCTCGATCGAGGTCGAGGCCCCATCGCCACCGTTCTTATCAACGAGGGGACCCTGAAGGTGGGCGATTACCTTGTAACGGGGCTTTTCAGCGGCCGCGTTCGCGCCCTGATCAATGATCGAGGCGAACAGATTGAAGAGGCCGGCCCGTCGACGCCGGTGGAGATTCTCGGTCTCGGGGGCGTTCCTGAGGCCGGTGATCCGATGATCGTGTTCGAGAGCGAGCGGGACGCCAGGGAAGTCGCCACCCATCGTCAGCTCAAGGAGAGGGAGAAGGAAATGCTCTCCACTCCAGCAAAGGTGAGCCTGGAAGACCTTTACGAGCGTATCCAGAAACAGGATATACGGGAACTCAACCTCATTATCAAGGGAGATGTTCAGGGATCCGTGGAAGCCCTCAGGGAGAGCCTTGTCCAGCTGGAGCAGGAGGACGTGAAGGTGGTTATTATTCACGACGCCGCCGGAAGCATCACCGAATACGACGTGATGCTCGCGTCCGCGTCCGAGGCGATAGTGATCGGCTTCAACGTGAAACCGGAGGCGAAGGTACAGGATCTGGCCGATCAGGAGAAGGTCGAAATTAAGCTCTATACCGTCATCTATGAGTGCGTTGAAGATATCAAAAAGGCCATTACCGGCATGATGGCGCCGAAACTAGTGGAAAAGACCCTGGGACGGGCCGAGGTTCGGGAAATATTCAACGTTCCGAAGCTGGGTGCCATCGCGGGAAGTTATGTTCTGGACGGCAAGATGCTCAGGGATGCCCATGTGCGCCTGATAAGGGAAAGCGAGGTCATCTTCGAGGGGAAAATGGGATCCCTTAAGAGATTCAAGGACGACATCAAGGAAGTCGCCAGCGGATTCGAGTGTGGAATCCGCATAGAAAACTTCAGTGATATACAGCCCAAAGATATCATAGAGGCGTATGAGATAGAGGAAGTGCCCGCTGAGATGTAA
- a CDS encoding DUF503 domain-containing protein — translation MFVGVGRVEFFIHHANSLKSKRQVVRKLTDQVRNKFNVACAEVDAGNLWQRTVIGVSVVGNDASLVNAQLDKIINFMDSLHLAEMINQEMEIIQYSDGERFV, via the coding sequence ATGTTCGTTGGCGTTGGACGAGTGGAGTTTTTCATCCACCATGCGAACTCCCTGAAGTCCAAAAGGCAGGTTGTCAGAAAGCTCACCGATCAGGTTCGTAATAAATTTAACGTTGCGTGCGCCGAGGTGGATGCCGGGAACCTGTGGCAGAGGACGGTCATAGGCGTTTCTGTGGTGGGCAATGACGCATCGCTCGTCAACGCCCAACTGGATAAAATAATCAACTTCATGGATTCTCTTCATCTCGCCGAAATGATCAATCAGGAAATGGAGATTATCCAGTATTCCGATGGGGAGAGATTTGTGTGA
- the rbfA gene encoding 30S ribosome-binding factor RbfA has translation MKAPGRRPERLGDLIREEVSRLLIDGIKDPRIGMVNITEVDVSPDIKRAVIYYNIIGDRSGKDETQKGLESASGFIRTMLARTLTIKRMPELSFAYDTSLDYAERMEKVIDDLKREQ, from the coding sequence GTGAAAGCGCCCGGTAGAAGACCCGAGAGGCTGGGCGACCTGATCAGGGAAGAGGTATCGCGGCTTCTCATTGATGGAATAAAGGATCCGCGGATCGGTATGGTGAATATTACCGAAGTGGATGTATCCCCTGATATAAAGCGCGCCGTCATATATTATAATATTATTGGAGATCGTTCGGGGAAGGATGAGACTCAGAAGGGTCTGGAAAGCGCCTCCGGCTTCATTAGGACGATGCTGGCCCGAACACTGACGATCAAACGTATGCCGGAATTGTCTTTTGCGTATGATACCTCCCTGGATTACGCAGAACGCATGGAAAAGGTTATTGACGACCTGAAACGAGAGCAATAG